Proteins co-encoded in one Aquincola tertiaricarbonis genomic window:
- a CDS encoding site-specific recombinase, giving the protein MSAAKPTIAWDLTALLNAADGRAAQPERHMWLVRLMEWLRHVPTRREAAAGTEGAAARPERSTPMPVLRLRHLLRVLDQSPEHKAQVQAMFHAFWREIDAVALLADFGFSHRMALRSELWQRLRAEVLPGSPATRDLAALFPLLFRGSDADWIERLDEELLDRIAQLVVPRGAMPQEMATPLPAASAAPAEARPGIQPTVWRQTLLDAISILVSAVQAAGFSPPLRQRMSPALLASEPFRQLPLATEQVRSAVLAGEREVSLQATVYLRALLDTCRRATDSIVDHLEEYGVSVDIVFEIDQLHERCQRVEQLLGCLLSEQPAADVRHLLGTLVQVAGRRRGLRNLMARHYSQLARQVAERSAETGDHYITRTRQQYAGMLRRAAGGGLVIAGTTYVKFGVMALGLSAFWGGFWAGANYALSFVLIMLLHWTVATKQPAMTAPAMAAKLAEVRSAASTRGQADDVAAVEGFVDQVAHLIRSQVAGIVGNLAVCGPVVLAVQYLCQVAFGRPLVGPQEADYVLHSLTLLGPTPLYAAFTGVLLFASSLIAGWTENWFVFHRLDGAIAWNPRIVARLGPARAQRWANWWRHNISGLAANVSLGMMLGVVPVVAAFFGLPIEVRHVTLSTGQLAAAVGAHGASLLQTAPFWWCVAGIVLTGMLNLTVSFWLAFKVAMRSRGIRVRERKHIYAAIRRRLVTQPLSFLVPPKS; this is encoded by the coding sequence GTGTCGGCCGCCAAACCCACGATCGCCTGGGACCTGACGGCGTTGCTCAACGCCGCAGACGGCCGGGCCGCCCAGCCCGAACGCCACATGTGGCTGGTGCGCCTGATGGAGTGGCTGCGCCACGTGCCCACGCGGCGCGAGGCCGCTGCCGGCACCGAAGGCGCCGCCGCCCGCCCCGAGCGCAGCACGCCGATGCCGGTGCTGCGCCTGCGCCACCTGCTGCGGGTGCTGGACCAGAGCCCCGAGCACAAGGCGCAGGTGCAGGCGATGTTCCACGCCTTCTGGCGCGAGATCGACGCCGTCGCGCTGCTGGCCGACTTCGGCTTCTCACACCGCATGGCGCTGCGCAGCGAGCTGTGGCAGCGGCTGCGCGCCGAGGTGCTGCCCGGCTCGCCGGCCACGCGCGACCTGGCGGCGCTGTTTCCGCTGCTGTTCCGCGGCAGCGACGCCGACTGGATCGAGCGGCTGGACGAGGAACTGCTGGACCGCATCGCCCAGCTGGTGGTGCCGCGCGGCGCCATGCCGCAGGAGATGGCCACGCCGCTGCCGGCCGCCAGTGCGGCGCCGGCCGAGGCCCGCCCCGGCATCCAGCCCACCGTGTGGCGGCAGACGCTGCTGGACGCCATCTCCATCCTGGTGAGCGCGGTGCAGGCGGCCGGTTTCTCGCCGCCGCTGCGCCAGCGCATGAGCCCGGCGCTGCTGGCTTCGGAGCCGTTCCGCCAGCTGCCACTGGCCACCGAGCAGGTGCGCAGCGCGGTGCTGGCCGGCGAGCGCGAGGTCTCGCTGCAGGCCACGGTGTACCTGCGGGCGCTGCTGGACACCTGCCGCCGCGCCACCGACAGCATCGTCGACCACCTGGAGGAGTACGGCGTCTCGGTGGACATCGTCTTCGAGATCGACCAGCTGCACGAGCGCTGCCAGCGGGTGGAGCAGCTGCTGGGCTGCCTGCTGTCGGAGCAGCCGGCCGCCGACGTGCGCCACCTGCTGGGCACGCTGGTGCAGGTCGCTGGCCGCCGCCGTGGCCTGCGCAACCTGATGGCGCGGCACTACTCGCAGCTGGCCCGCCAGGTGGCCGAGCGCAGCGCCGAGACGGGCGACCACTACATCACCCGCACCCGCCAGCAATACGCCGGCATGCTGCGCCGCGCGGCCGGCGGCGGGCTGGTGATCGCCGGCACCACCTACGTCAAGTTCGGCGTCATGGCCCTGGGGCTGTCGGCCTTCTGGGGCGGCTTCTGGGCCGGTGCCAACTACGCGCTGAGCTTCGTGCTCATCATGCTGCTGCACTGGACGGTGGCCACCAAGCAGCCCGCGATGACGGCGCCTGCCATGGCCGCCAAGCTGGCCGAGGTGCGCAGCGCCGCCAGCACCCGCGGCCAGGCCGACGACGTGGCCGCGGTGGAAGGCTTCGTCGACCAGGTGGCGCACCTGATCCGCTCGCAGGTGGCCGGCATCGTCGGCAACCTGGCGGTGTGCGGGCCGGTGGTGCTGGCGGTGCAGTACCTGTGCCAGGTGGCCTTCGGCCGCCCGCTGGTGGGCCCGCAGGAGGCCGACTACGTGCTGCACTCGCTGACGCTGCTGGGCCCCACGCCGCTGTATGCCGCCTTCACCGGCGTGCTGCTGTTCGCCAGCTCGCTGATCGCCGGCTGGACCGAGAACTGGTTCGTCTTCCACCGGCTGGACGGCGCCATCGCCTGGAACCCGCGCATCGTCGCCCGCCTGGGGCCGGCGCGGGCGCAGCGCTGGGCCAACTGGTGGCGGCACAACATCTCGGGCCTGGCGGCCAACGTGTCGCTGGGCATGATGCTGGGCGTGGTGCCGGTGGTGGCCGCCTTCTTCGGCCTGCCGATCGAGGTGCGCCACGTCACCCTGTCCACCGGCCAGCTGGCCGCCGCGGTGGGGGCGCACGGCGCCTCGCTGCTGCAGACGGCGCCCTTCTGGTGGTGCGTGGCCGGCATCGTGCTCACCGGCATGCTCAACCTCACTGTCAGCTTCTGGCTGGCCTTCAAGGTGGCGATGCGCTCGCGCGGCATCCGCGTGCGTGAGCGCAAGCACATCTACGCGGCCATCCGCCGCCGGCTGGTCACCCAGCCGCTGAGCTTCCTGGTGCCACCAAAATCATGA